Proteins encoded together in one Porites lutea chromosome 2, jaPorLute2.1, whole genome shotgun sequence window:
- the LOC140928625 gene encoding poly(ADP-ribose) glycohydrolase-like, which translates to MNTRCDEEPKRKRLKQSSIEESFKRHRSSFKSKTSLHLADKNQRLLSQIMHQSVSSPSEDELRKKRALLADAAEKRRESASNTAVTSATSTASSDMVLEGGSKDGLSDNDNPLRDEFDDSPLLFPDTPPQAPPSEEILQHFVTGGAPLSSLNIVPVCSLQLPPLVPQPDHTVLVRASLNCNFAEPPKPSYKNYRDKWDRNHVRMPCSSENLYPGENSEKKVQNRWELIEATLLGPIRSSVELQDAILKYNARYSKRWNFEALHSYFNEMLDTSAREEFFEQTLPAMVTLALRLPILCTQAIPLLKQQQNHSLTISQEQAACLLANAFFCTFPRRNSHKHSEYSLFPDINFNRLFQGGKGGTNSVKTEKLRALLHYFRRITREMPTGTLTFQRQAVKSTGFPVWESCSATFGKLHVSSKGTIEDNGAGFLQVDFANKYIGGGVIGEGCVQEEIRFLICPELILSRLFIERLDANECIIITGAERYSDYVGYAHTFKWAGNHVDQTTRDSWGRRNTKIVAIDAHVFRCYTDQLEAGLLKRELNKAFCGFHSDQKYLPAIATGNWGCGAFGGDPRLKGLIQMMASAACSRDLVYFTFGDVGLADDLLDIHSFITERKLTVGDVWKMIQRYGKEIRAASSVTVKLYVFMRQLQDQYECDTDHEQSEDKQEQCEATLSYILEPDSDSYKDNTP; encoded by the exons GGCAG ATAAGAATCAAAGGTTACTGTCACAAATTATGCATCAAAGTGTATCATCACCAAGTGAAGATGAATTAAGGAAGAAAAGAGCTCTTCTGGCAGATGCCGCTGAAAAAAGACG TGAGAGTGCCTCAAATACTGCTGTAACATCAGCAACATCCACTGCTAGTTCAGATATGGTTCTGGAAGGTGGCAGCAAGGATGGACTAAGTGACAATGATAACCCCCTTCGTGATGAATTTGATGATTCTCCCCTTCTTTTTCCTGA tacACCACCACAGGCTCCTCCATCAGAAGAAATTCTGCAACATTTTGTGACAGGG GGAGCACCTCTTTCAAGCCTTAACATAGTTCCTGTGTGTTCTCTACAACTTCCTCCTCTAGTTCCCCAACCTGACCACACTGTTTTAGTGAGA GCATCTTTGAACTGTAATTTTGCAGAACCTCCAAAACCATCTTACAAGAACTATAG GGACAAATGGGATAGAAATCACGTGCGAATGCCTTGCTCCAGCGAAAATCTCTACCCAGGAGag AACTCAGAGAAGAAAGTTCAGAACAGATGGGAGCTAATAGAGGCAACGTTACTGGGTCCTATAAGAAGCTCGGTGGAGTTGCAG GATGCTATCTTAAAGTACAATGCTCGTTATTCAAAAAGGTGGAACTTTGAGGCCCTACACAGCTATTTTAATGAG ATGTTGGATACTAGTGCAAGAGAAGAATTCTTTGAGCAGACATTACCAGCAATGGTAACCTTGGCACTTCGTCTTCCCATTTTGTGTACTCAG GCAATTCCTCTTCTAAAACAGCAGCAGAACCACAGTTTAACAATAAGCCAGGAGCAG GCTGCTTGTTTGTTGGCCAATGCCTTTTTCTGTACCTTCCCAAGAAGAAACTCACACAAGCATTCAGAATATTCATTATTTCCAGACATCAATTTTAATAG GTTGTTCCAAGGTGGGAAAGGAGGAACAAATTCagtcaaaacagaaaaactacGAGCTCTTTTACATTACTTTAGAAGGATAACAAGGGAAA TGCCGACTGGGACACTGACATTTCAACGGCAGGCTGTCAAGTCTACAGGCTTTCCTGTTTGGGAAAG TTGTTCTGCCACCTTTGGTAAACTTCATGTGTCTTCTAAAGGAACTATAGAAGACAATGGAGCAGGATTCCTTCAG GTTGATTTTGCCAACAAGTACATAGGAGGTGGAGTTATAGGAGAG GGCTGTGTACAAGAAGAAATCCGATTCCTTATCTGCCCTGAATTGATTCTCTCTCGGTTGTTTATTGAACGACTTGATGCAAATGAGTGTATTATTATAACAG GTGCTGAACGGTACAGTGACTATGTTGGTTATGCACATACGTTCAAATGGGCTGGAAACCATGTTGATCAAACAACACG AGACTCGTGGGGACGGCGGAACACTAAGATAGTGGCAATAGATGCGCATGTATTTCGTTGTTACACGGACCAACTTGAAGCTGGTCTGCTTAAGCGAGAACTTAACAAG GCATTCTGTGGGTTTCATTCAGACCAAAAATATCTCCCAGCCATTGCTACAG GAAACTGGGGGTGCGGCGCATTTGGTGGAGACCCAAGACTAAAAG GGTTGATTCAGATGATGGCTAGTGCTGCCTGCTCCAGGGACCTTGTTTATTTCACGTTTGGTGACGTT GGACTGGCAGACGATCTCCTGGATATCCACTCGTTTATAACAGAAAGAAAGCTAACAGTGG GTGATGTGTGGAAAATGATTCAGCGGTACGGAAAAGAAATTCGTGCGGCGAGCTCTGTGACGGTCAAGCTTTACGTGTTTATGCGGCAGTTACAAGATCAATATGAATGCGACACTGACCATGAACAATCGGAAGACAAACAAGAACAATGCGAAGCCACGTTGAGTTACATTCTAGAACCTGATTCAGATTCCTACAAGGATAACACGCCCTAG
- the LOC140928624 gene encoding ethanolamine-phosphate phospho-lyase-like isoform X1: MSSAKRKRLEATASEIQLNGVHENGYFCGNEVEANDRDTNNGLSKQEIIRLRNKHIGKACELHFKEEPIKIAYARGQYMYDEKDNRYLDCVNNVTHVGHCHPHVVKACHEQMATLNTNSRFLYDIIVQYAQRLAATFPPQLSHCYFVCTGSEANDLALRIARQHTDAEDMIIVDRAYHGHTAALIDISPYKYTKLGPKGKKDHIHVAPTPDPFRGIFQGEATPEMGEKYALEVKKLIDQAQKDGRKIAGFISESMQGCGGQIVYPPNYLKEVYKYVREAGGVCIADEVQVGFGRAGKHFWAFESQDVVPDIVTFGKPIGNGHPLAAVITTSELAESFASTGMSYFNTYGGNPVSCAVGNAVLDVIENEDLQQHALELGNYLLQKLRELQAKHRLIGDVRGMGLFIGVELVKDLMTKEPATEEAKRVVYKAKENFVIISADGPDSNVLKVKPPMCFTKEDGDLLLSVLDKALSEVEHC, translated from the exons ATGAGTTCTGCGAAGAGAAAGAGGCTTGAAGCAACCGCCAGCGAGATACAGTTAAATGGAGTGCACGAGAATGGCTACTTTTGCGGAAACGAAGTTGAGGCAAACGACCGCGACACCAACAATGGCCTTTCTAAACAAGAAATCATAAGACTTCGAAACAAGCATATAGG GAAAGCCTGTGAATTGCATTTTAAGGAAGAGCCGATCAAGATTGCATATGCCAGAGGACAGTACATGTATGATGAGAAAGATAATAGATATCTGGATTGTGTCAATAATGTTACCCATG tgGGTCACTGCCACCCTCATGTCGTCAAGGCATGTCACGAGCAAATGGCAACATTAAATACCAACAGCCGCTTCTTGTATGACATTATTGTTCAGTATGCACAAAGATTGGCAGCAACCTTTCCTCCTCAGCTGAGCCATTGCTACTTTGTCTGCACTGG GTCAGAAGCAAATGATCTTGCTTTAAGAATAGCAAGACAGCATACAGATGCAGAAGATATGATTATAGTGGACAG AGCATATCACGGCCACACTGCAGCATTAATTGATATCAGTCCATACAAGTACACAAAACTGGGTCCAAAAGGGAAGAAGGATCACATACATGTAGCCCCCACCCCTGATCCTTTTAGAGGAATATTTCAGGGTGAAGCTACCCCTGAAATGGGAGAGAAATATGCCTTAGAGGTTAAAAAACTTATTGATCAGGCACAGAAAGATGGAAGGAAG ATCGCTGGTTTTATCAGTGAATCAATGCAAGGCTGTGGTGGTCAGATTGTTTACCCTCCAAACTACTTGAAAGAAGTCTACAA GTATGTGCGAGAGGCTGGTGGAGTATGCATTGCTGATGAAGTACAGGTTGGATTTGGACGAGCTGGAAAGCACTTCTGGGCATTTGAGTCTCAAG ATGTTGTTCCGGACATCGTTACTTTTGGCAAGCCTATAGGGAATGGTCACCCCTTAGCTGCTGTGATTACAACCTCCGAACTGGCAGAATCTTTTGCTTCCACTGGCATGTCATATTTCAATACA TATGGAGGCAATCCAGTGTCTTGTGCTGTGGGGAATGCAGTGCTTGATGTTATTGAAAATGAAGATCTACAGCAACATGCTCTTGAACTAGGCAACTATCTCCTGCAAAAGCTTAGAGAACTGCAGGCCAAGCACCGACTTATAGGAGATGTTAG gGGCATGGGTCTTTTCATTGGAGTGGAACTGGTAAAGGACTTGATGACTAAGGAGCCTGCTACAGAAGAAGCAAAGAGAGTTGTCTACAA AGCAAAGGAGAATTTTGTGATTATCTCTGCTGATGGACCAGACAGCAATGTATTGAAGGTTAAACCACCAATGTGCTTCACAAAGGAAGATGGAGACTTGTTGTTGTCTGTATTGGACAAAGCTCTGAGTGAAGTTGAGCATTGCTAG
- the LOC140928624 gene encoding ethanolamine-phosphate phospho-lyase-like isoform X2, with amino-acid sequence MATLNTNSRFLYDIIVQYAQRLAATFPPQLSHCYFVCTGSEANDLALRIARQHTDAEDMIIVDRAYHGHTAALIDISPYKYTKLGPKGKKDHIHVAPTPDPFRGIFQGEATPEMGEKYALEVKKLIDQAQKDGRKIAGFISESMQGCGGQIVYPPNYLKEVYKYVREAGGVCIADEVQVGFGRAGKHFWAFESQDVVPDIVTFGKPIGNGHPLAAVITTSELAESFASTGMSYFNTYGGNPVSCAVGNAVLDVIENEDLQQHALELGNYLLQKLRELQAKHRLIGDVRGMGLFIGVELVKDLMTKEPATEEAKRVVYKAKENFVIISADGPDSNVLKVKPPMCFTKEDGDLLLSVLDKALSEVEHC; translated from the exons ATGGCAACATTAAATACCAACAGCCGCTTCTTGTATGACATTATTGTTCAGTATGCACAAAGATTGGCAGCAACCTTTCCTCCTCAGCTGAGCCATTGCTACTTTGTCTGCACTGG GTCAGAAGCAAATGATCTTGCTTTAAGAATAGCAAGACAGCATACAGATGCAGAAGATATGATTATAGTGGACAG AGCATATCACGGCCACACTGCAGCATTAATTGATATCAGTCCATACAAGTACACAAAACTGGGTCCAAAAGGGAAGAAGGATCACATACATGTAGCCCCCACCCCTGATCCTTTTAGAGGAATATTTCAGGGTGAAGCTACCCCTGAAATGGGAGAGAAATATGCCTTAGAGGTTAAAAAACTTATTGATCAGGCACAGAAAGATGGAAGGAAG ATCGCTGGTTTTATCAGTGAATCAATGCAAGGCTGTGGTGGTCAGATTGTTTACCCTCCAAACTACTTGAAAGAAGTCTACAA GTATGTGCGAGAGGCTGGTGGAGTATGCATTGCTGATGAAGTACAGGTTGGATTTGGACGAGCTGGAAAGCACTTCTGGGCATTTGAGTCTCAAG ATGTTGTTCCGGACATCGTTACTTTTGGCAAGCCTATAGGGAATGGTCACCCCTTAGCTGCTGTGATTACAACCTCCGAACTGGCAGAATCTTTTGCTTCCACTGGCATGTCATATTTCAATACA TATGGAGGCAATCCAGTGTCTTGTGCTGTGGGGAATGCAGTGCTTGATGTTATTGAAAATGAAGATCTACAGCAACATGCTCTTGAACTAGGCAACTATCTCCTGCAAAAGCTTAGAGAACTGCAGGCCAAGCACCGACTTATAGGAGATGTTAG gGGCATGGGTCTTTTCATTGGAGTGGAACTGGTAAAGGACTTGATGACTAAGGAGCCTGCTACAGAAGAAGCAAAGAGAGTTGTCTACAA AGCAAAGGAGAATTTTGTGATTATCTCTGCTGATGGACCAGACAGCAATGTATTGAAGGTTAAACCACCAATGTGCTTCACAAAGGAAGATGGAGACTTGTTGTTGTCTGTATTGGACAAAGCTCTGAGTGAAGTTGAGCATTGCTAG
- the LOC140927014 gene encoding carbohydrate sulfotransferase 4-like, which yields MTLRRILRRHLRLTPLRICLIGSSFMCFFFLGIFTLPNKQQIRRANIQDITDINKEMLRTAATRRKLAQHSRTARNNLIIVSHGRSGSSLMGDIFNHNPSVFYMYEPLQSAKRITKGKSSTNESYSSIVEKFLTGVFRCKFDQPEILADIEKYYRKPDHPRISQAIASPPLCPYKLTDSRWDPKLCYPMTSESLESACKDNYNLTVIKVLMDRIPESNIKTVLTSCNSFDVDCKILFLVRDPRAVIPSSRSFGFFNEKGNKDALQNTRLFSYKLCKETEENLDFIRKLPDFLRKRIKLQRYEEVAMDPLKELSGLYDFVGLPVLESVRTWLNETTQLSRSDCNEKDGAQATCTKDNARVAANRWRWKVHPHDISVIEYYCASVMRLVGYRTVDRSYELLANVTIPLFTHDYEAKNWGLH from the coding sequence ATGACGTTAAGACGTATACTTAGACGGCATCTGAGATTAACCCCGCTACGAATTTGTTTGATTGGATCTTCGTTcatgtgctttttttttctcggcaTTTTTACACtaccaaacaaacaacaaattcgCAGAGCAAATATACAAGATATTACCGACATCAACAAAGAGATGCTCCGTACGGCTGCAACACGACGAAAACTCGCACAACATTCAAGAACTGCCAGGAATAATCTTATAATTGTGTCACATGGTCGTTCCGGTTCTTCGCTTATGGGAGATATTTTCAACCACAATCCCAGCGTGTTTTATATGTACGAGCCGCTACAGAGTGCCAAACGAATAACAAAGGGCAAGTCGTCTACCAATGAAAGCTATAGCAGCATAGTTGAGAAGTTTCTAACAGGTGTATTTCGCTGCAAATTCGACCAGCCAGAGATCTTAGCTGATATTGAAAAGTACTACCGGAAACCCGACCATCCCCGCATAAGCCAAGCCATTGCATCACCGCCTTTATGTCCGTACAAACTAACAGACTCGAGATGGGATCCAAAGCTATGCTATCCTATGACAAGCGAGTCTTTGGAAAGTGCTTGTAAAGACAACTACAATTTAACCGTAATTAAAGTTCTTATGGATCGTATTCCTGAGAGCAATATCAAAACTGTTTTGACTTCATGCAACTCTTTTGATGTTGATtgcaaaattctttttcttgttaGAGATCCTCGAGCCGTTATCCCTTCTTCTCGCAGTTTTGGTTTTTTTAACGAGAAAGGAAACAAGGATGCTTTACAGAACACAAGACTCTTTAGCTACAAACTATGTAAAGAAACAGAAGAGAATTTAGATTTTATTCGAAAACTTCCAGATTTTCTACGCAAAAGAATCAAACTTCAACGCTACGAAGAGGTGGCAATGGACCCACTGAAAGAACTTTCAGGCCTCTACGATTTTGTTGGGTTGCCTGTGCTTGAAAGCGTGCGCACATGGTTAAATGAAACTACACAGCTGAGTAGGTCAGATTGTAATGAGAAAGACGGAGCGCAAGCCACTTGCACTAAGGACAATGCTCGTGTGGCTGCAAATCGCTGGAGATGGAAGGTACATCCACACGATATTAGCGTTATTGAGTATTACTGTGCCAGCGTCATGCGATTGGTCGGATACAGGACTGTGGACCGATCCTACGAACTTTTAGCGAATGTAACTATTCCACTGTTTACCCATGATTACGAGGCAAAAAACTGGGGCTTGCACTAA